In Methylomonas sp. MK1, the following are encoded in one genomic region:
- the sppA gene encoding signal peptide peptidase SppA, whose product MVENKQDLPEDIAENSPGWEKSVLEKLAFAAIDEQKAARRWGIFFKLLTFAYLTVALGIAVYPKFKEGIDSGTGEHVAIVDVLGQIVQGEAASADTVIEGLRDAAKDKNTKGIILNINSPGGSPVQSAYIYDEIRRLKVEHPQLPIYSVVGDMCASGGYYVASATDKIFVNQASIIGSIGVIMNGFGFTNVLDKLGVERRLLTAGAHKAMLDPFSPVNQQESKHMQSLLDQVHQQFIGAVREGRGKRLKEAEAPEMFSGLIWTGTEGVRLGLADDFGSVDSVARDQFGTDEKVNFTPQERLIDRLAGKFGASFGHAIASSLPIPAIQ is encoded by the coding sequence ATGGTGGAGAATAAACAAGATCTTCCCGAAGATATTGCTGAAAATAGTCCCGGTTGGGAAAAGTCGGTGCTGGAGAAATTGGCGTTTGCCGCCATCGACGAACAGAAAGCTGCGCGGCGCTGGGGAATATTTTTTAAGCTGCTGACGTTTGCTTATCTAACCGTCGCGTTGGGCATAGCGGTATATCCGAAATTTAAGGAGGGTATCGATTCCGGTACGGGCGAGCATGTGGCTATCGTCGATGTATTGGGGCAGATTGTCCAAGGCGAGGCCGCCAGTGCCGACACGGTGATTGAGGGCTTGCGCGATGCGGCCAAGGATAAAAACACCAAGGGTATTATCCTCAATATCAATTCACCCGGCGGTAGCCCGGTGCAGTCGGCGTACATTTATGACGAGATCAGGCGCTTGAAAGTCGAGCATCCGCAGTTGCCGATTTATTCTGTGGTCGGCGATATGTGCGCATCCGGCGGTTATTATGTCGCGTCGGCCACCGACAAGATATTCGTGAATCAGGCCAGTATCATCGGCTCTATCGGCGTAATCATGAACGGTTTTGGCTTTACCAATGTGTTGGACAAACTGGGCGTGGAGCGGCGATTGTTGACCGCCGGCGCGCACAAAGCCATGCTCGATCCGTTCTCGCCGGTCAATCAGCAAGAAAGCAAGCATATGCAGTCATTGCTGGATCAAGTACACCAACAATTCATCGGTGCGGTGCGGGAAGGACGCGGCAAGCGTTTGAAGGAAGCCGAAGCGCCGGAGATGTTCTCCGGGCTGATTTGGACCGGTACAGAAGGCGTCAGGCTGGGGTTGGCGGACGATTTCGGCAGCGTTGATAGTGTGGCGCGCGATCAGTTCGGCACCGACGAGAAAGTGAACTTTACGCCGCAGGAGCGCCTTATCGACCGCTTGGCCGGCAAGTTCGGTGCTTCGTTCGGTCATGCCATCGCCAGTAGTTTGCCTATTCCGGCAATACAGTAG
- the dnaX gene encoding DNA polymerase III subunit gamma/tau, producing MAYQVLARKWRPSNFTQLVGQEHVSQSLMHALQHDRLHHAYLFTGTRGVGKTTVARILAKAINCENLKDLNPCGECSVCLAFEQGRFMDLIEVDAASRTKVEDTRDLLDNAQYAPNQGRYKVYLIDEVHMLSGHSFNALLKTLEEPPPHVKFLLATTDPHKIPVTVLSRCLQFNLKRLLPEQIDTQMQFILGQEQIAFEPAALKMLGRAADGSLRDGLSLLDQAIVYGSGSVTTEAVIGMLGTVAQQPIDDMLQALAAGDARGLLAKVADVAELTPDFADILQQMLRVLHRVALLQQMPDFVDQEFDKQLLDTLAQSLLPEDVQLYYQIGLIGQRDLPLAPDPRSGFEMVMLRMLTFRPQAAEAQAQAQALEPIKPAVVKPTASLSAPTAATEARHIEEPRPISVSQTEKPGNWTEIIAALNISGRTRELANNCVLDGIDDSSCRLLLDPSFQQIGTKAEDNLRAALQNYYGKPLKLVISKQAEQQMTPALEIQKAREDRQQAAVDSINTDENVQALKDTFGARIMPGSIEPLN from the coding sequence ATGGCTTATCAGGTTCTTGCCAGAAAATGGCGTCCCAGCAACTTCACCCAGCTTGTCGGTCAGGAGCATGTCAGCCAATCGCTAATGCACGCCTTGCAACATGATAGATTGCATCATGCCTATCTGTTCACCGGCACGCGCGGCGTCGGCAAAACCACGGTGGCGCGGATTCTCGCCAAAGCCATCAACTGCGAAAATCTGAAAGATTTAAATCCTTGCGGTGAATGTTCGGTCTGTTTGGCCTTTGAGCAAGGCCGCTTTATGGACTTGATCGAAGTCGACGCCGCTTCCCGCACCAAAGTCGAAGATACCCGCGATCTGCTCGACAACGCCCAATACGCGCCCAATCAAGGCCGCTACAAAGTCTATTTAATTGACGAAGTACATATGCTGTCCGGGCATAGCTTTAACGCCTTGTTAAAGACCCTGGAAGAGCCGCCCCCGCACGTCAAGTTTCTGCTGGCTACCACCGATCCGCATAAAATCCCGGTTACGGTCTTATCGCGTTGTTTGCAATTCAATCTAAAACGACTGTTGCCGGAACAAATCGACACGCAAATGCAGTTTATCCTGGGCCAGGAGCAAATCGCTTTCGAGCCCGCCGCGTTGAAAATGTTGGGCCGAGCCGCAGACGGCAGCTTGCGCGACGGTTTGAGTCTGCTGGATCAGGCTATCGTTTATGGTAGCGGCAGTGTTACAACTGAAGCGGTGATCGGCATGCTCGGTACCGTCGCCCAGCAACCGATCGACGACATGTTGCAGGCGTTGGCGGCTGGAGATGCGCGGGGATTGCTGGCAAAAGTTGCCGATGTGGCAGAGCTGACGCCCGATTTTGCCGATATTCTGCAACAGATGCTGCGAGTCTTACATCGGGTGGCGCTGTTACAGCAAATGCCGGATTTCGTCGATCAGGAATTCGATAAACAGTTACTGGATACGCTGGCCCAGAGCTTATTGCCGGAAGACGTGCAACTCTATTATCAGATTGGTTTGATCGGCCAACGCGATTTGCCGCTGGCGCCCGATCCGCGTAGCGGTTTTGAAATGGTGATGTTGCGCATGCTGACCTTTCGGCCGCAGGCCGCAGAAGCGCAAGCGCAAGCGCAAGCGCTTGAGCCCATCAAGCCGGCTGTCGTTAAACCGACTGCCAGTTTATCGGCGCCGACTGCGGCGACCGAGGCCCGGCATATCGAAGAGCCGCGTCCCATATCGGTCTCGCAAACCGAAAAACCCGGCAATTGGACCGAGATTATCGCCGCGCTGAATATTAGCGGTCGGACCCGAGAGCTGGCGAATAATTGTGTGTTGGACGGTATCGACGACAGCAGTTGCCGCTTGCTGCTCGATCCGAGCTTTCAGCAGATCGGTACTAAAGCTGAGGACAATCTCCGTGCGGCCTTACAGAATTATTACGGTAAACCTTTAAAACTGGTCATAAGCAAGCAAGCAGAGCAGCAAATGACACCGGCACTGGAAATTCAAAAAGCTCGCGAAGATCGGCAGCAAGCGGCGGTGGATAGCATTAATACCGATGAAAATGTACAGGCTTTGAAAGACACGTTTGGCGCCAGAATCATGCCTGGTAGTATCGAACCGCTGAATTAA
- a CDS encoding HAD-IIIA family hydrolase: protein MKNRFDLIIFDWDGTLMDSVDWIVHCIQQAAMRRKCAVPTAQAVRDIVGLSIENAMKQLFPDEDSENRQKIATDYAQTFFTKQIGPEDLFPGVHDMLNQFRSQGYRLAVATGKKSKGLQAAIKSTGVADLFCTTRCADQTASKPNPLMLDEIIMELGVDKQRTLMVGDSVHDLQMALNAQVASVGVTCGAHPATTLQKYKPLLCLNYPTDLIGII from the coding sequence ATGAAAAACCGCTTTGATTTAATCATTTTCGATTGGGACGGTACTTTAATGGATTCGGTGGACTGGATCGTGCATTGCATCCAGCAAGCCGCGATGCGTCGCAAGTGCGCAGTGCCGACCGCACAGGCAGTCAGGGACATCGTCGGCTTGAGCATCGAAAATGCGATGAAGCAGCTGTTTCCGGATGAAGATAGCGAAAACCGGCAAAAGATAGCTACCGATTACGCGCAAACCTTTTTTACCAAGCAGATCGGTCCCGAGGACTTGTTTCCCGGTGTGCATGACATGCTGAATCAGTTTCGTAGCCAAGGTTACCGCCTGGCAGTCGCGACCGGCAAGAAAAGCAAGGGTTTGCAGGCAGCGATCAAATCTACCGGTGTGGCGGATCTGTTTTGTACCACGCGCTGCGCGGACCAAACCGCTTCCAAACCCAATCCGCTTATGCTGGATGAAATCATTATGGAACTGGGCGTGGATAAGCAGCGTACCTTGATGGTCGGTGATTCGGTGCATGATTTGCAAATGGCCCTAAATGCACAAGTCGCGTCAGTCGGAGTTACTTGCGGCGCGCATCCCGCTACAACCTTGCAAAAGTACAAACCCTTGCTGTGTTTGAACTACCCCACCGACTTGATCGGAATCATATAG